The DNA segment TCCCACGGCGTGGAGGGGATGATCGGGAAGACAAACCCTCTCACGGAGATGTTCACCCTGAAGTGCGTGGAGTACGTCTTCAAGTACCTCGAGAGGGCCGTGGCCGACGGCAATGATCTTGAAGCTCGCTATCACATGTCCTTCGCCTCCCTTTTCGGAATGATGTCCTACACCCAGGGCGGAGGCCTCTACGCCCACAGCATGTCCTACATCCTCACCATAGATTCCGGCGTACCCCACGGACTTGGGTGCGGCATGGTGCTGCCTTATACCTTCATGTTCAACCTCGACAATATTGCGCCGATCCTCGTGAAAATGGCCCCTCTCACGGGGTTGGACGCCTCGGGGAGCCCCAAAGAGGTGGGGCGGAAGGTCGCCGAGCGCTTCAAGAAGCTCGTGACCGATGTGGGTATACCCGCGAGCCTGAAGGAACTGGGCGTTCCCGAGAAGGACGTGGAACGCTTTGCCTCGGACATGGTAACCAAGTATTATCGCGTCAACAACCCAAGGCCGATGAGCGCCGAAGAAGGCCTGGCCCTTGTGAGGTCCCTGTGGGAAGGAAATCTCACGGAGATCAAGGAGTGATCCCATTGTTCGGATATCATGGTGTCATAGCACTGGTGAACCTGGCTTCCAGGAAGGTCGATAGTATAGAATTCGACGAGGATCTTGCGAGGAAATACATCGGTGGATCTGGAATCGGGACCTACCTGCTCGTGAAGTATGGTCTTCCCACCGTGGACCCGCTGGATCCGGGAAGCCCCCTGATCTACATGACCGGCCCCTTCATGGGTACCGGCATCCCCACCTCGGGAAGGCACCAGATACTCGCCAGGTCCCCTCTCACGGGAGGATTCGGCGAGGCGGACTGCGGGGGAAGCTTCGGCTTCCACCTGAAAAGAGCGGGCTTC comes from the Thermovirga sp. genome and includes:
- a CDS encoding iron-containing alcohol dehydrogenase, with the protein product LFIGNPLVFGTVALVDPLLTVTMPPKVTACTGLDALSHGVEGMIGKTNPLTEMFTLKCVEYVFKYLERAVADGNDLEARYHMSFASLFGMMSYTQGGGLYAHSMSYILTIDSGVPHGLGCGMVLPYTFMFNLDNIAPILVKMAPLTGLDASGSPKEVGRKVAERFKKLVTDVGIPASLKELGVPEKDVERFASDMVTKYYRVNNPRPMSAEEGLALVRSLWEGNLTEIKE